The Drosophila innubila isolate TH190305 chromosome 3R unlocalized genomic scaffold, UK_Dinn_1.0 2_E_3R, whole genome shotgun sequence genome has a segment encoding these proteins:
- the LOC117790754 gene encoding protein TAPT1 homolog isoform X2: MHNSQNTSGNKRQLRFRGDVSASTNRIEELQNEDNQKLPKAKQPTPQDDVGVTAAAAAAAAASQQRQQNAGSETSTFYDFFKVEMTRGYMLEHDEERYSARRQKIYSFMRIPRDLERFMVYGIMQCADSFLYIHTFLPVRFLLAVWSLLTRTVARIFRLRGSGQRLLSPAEICDLLKGAIWITVTMIMLLVDTNRVYHIIKSQSIIKLYIFYNMLEVGDRLLSAFGQDTIDALFWTATEPKHSKREHFGVLTHILFTLIYVFLHSGLIMFQATCLNVAVNSNNKGLLTIMISNNFVELKGSVFKKFDKNNLFQLTCSDVRERFHLSVLLFIVMIQTMKEFDWSITQFCVMLPDCFAVLFTEILIDWVKHAFITRFNELPESIYREYTTSLAYDMTQTRQKHAFSDHSDLVARRMGFIPFPLAVVLIKAIYTAVSFHNLAAWLLFLLAYLFALGLRICLTICALGKACKLMKEHQTERNSSTPSSMTNVPVIGATVGGFSTSNVQLLNNNNINSTASAAFKPTIISTAAPQTDPNMNFSRITVTSTPKKAASEQELDVTNSLELGATALFSNSDVDLDDVCLNEQVTNMNPNAGTQEVYQDEELARSEPDFLQLSDAGSCEINAKAQQERSKRLTKRTHKRSESEPFIGLQSLNEKPSVPGAAGNST, translated from the exons atgcataattcACAAAATACCAGCGGCAATAAAAGGCAGCTGCGTTTTCGTGGTGACGTCAGCGCCTCTACAAATCGCATAGAAGAACTGCAAAACGAAGATAATCAAAAACTACCAAAGGCCAAACAGCCAACTCCTCAGGATGACGTTGGCGttacagcagctgcagcagcggcagcggcagcgtcCCAGCAGCGCCAACAAAATG CTGGCTCAGAGACAAGCActttttacgactttttcaaagTGGAAATGACACGCGGATACATGCTGGAACATGATGAGGAGCGCTACTCGGCACGTCGTCAGAAGATCTACAGCTTCATGCGCATACCGCGCGATCTGGAACGCTTTATGGTCTACGGCATTATGCAATGTGCCGACTCCTTTCTCTACATACACACGTTTCTGCCAGTGCGATTTCTGCTAGCCGTTTGGTCATTGCTGACACGCACTGTGGCACGGATTTTCCGTCTGCGTGGCAGCGGACAACGATTGTTATCACCGGCAGAAATATGTGATTTGCTCAAGGGTGCCATTTGGATCACAGTAACGATGATAATGCTGCTTGTGGACACAAATCGCGTGTACCACATCATTAAATCCCAATCAATAATCAagctttacatattttataatatgctGGAAGTTGGCGATCGATTACTCTCTGCCTTTGGTCAGGATACTATAGATGCTTTATTTTGGACGGCCACGGAACCAAAGCACTCCAAGCGAGAGCATTTCGGAGTTCTCACACACATTCTCTTCACGCTCATCTATGTGTTCTTGCACAGTGGCCTCATAATGTTCCAG GCAACCTGTCTCAATGTCGCTGTAAATTCAAACAATAAGGGTCTACTCACCATTATGATATCGAACAATTTTGTGGAGCTAAAGGGTTCAGTGTTCAAGAAGTTCGACAAGAATAATCTCTTTCAACTAACCTGCAGCGATGTGCGTGAACGTTTCCATTTGTCGGTGCTGTTGTTCATTGTCATGATACAGACCATGAAGGAGTTTGACTGGAGTATTACACAGTTCTGTGTAATGTTGCCCGACTGTTTTGCGGTGCTTTTTACGGAGATCCTTATTGATTGGGTGAAGCATGCGTTTATCACGAGGTTCAACGAGTTGCCGGAGAGCATCTATCGGGAGTACACGACAAGTCTGGCTTATGACATGACACAGACACGTCAGAAGCACGCTTTTTCGGATCACTCGGATCTGGTGGCGCGTCGCATGGGCTTTATACCATTTCCTTTGGCTGTGGTGCTCATCAAAGCCATCTACACGGCGGTGTCCTTTCACAATTTAGCCGCCTGGCTGCTCTTTCTGCTGGCGTACTTATTTGCATTGGGTCTGCGCATTTGCCTGACTATTTGTGCCCTGGGCAAGGCGTGCAAATTGATGAAGGAACATCAGACGGAAAGGAACAGCTCCACGCCCAGCAGCATGACCAATGTGCCTGTGATCGGAGCCACAGTTGGTGGTTTCTCTACTTCAAATGTGCAGTTgctcaataacaataatatcaaCAGCACCGCCAGTGCAGCATTTAAGCCCACAATTATCTCAACTGCTGCTCCACAGACGGATCCAAATATGAACTTCTCACGCATCACAGTCACGTCCACGCCCAAGAAGGCAGCCAGCGAACAGGAGTTGGATGTGACGAATTCCCTTGAATTGGGTGCCACTGCGCTCTTTAGCAACAGCGATGTAGATCTAGATGATGTGTGCCTGAACGAGCAGGTGACCAATATGAATCCAAATGCAGGCACCCAAGAGGTCTATCAGGATGAGGAGCTAGCACGCAGTGAACCGGATTTTCTGCAGCTAAGCGATGCGGGCAGCTGCGAGATCAACGCCAAAGCACAACAGGAGCGTTCCAAAAGGCTGACTAAGCGTACCCACAAGCGTTCCGAGTCGGAACCGTTCATTGGCCTGCAGAGTCTTAACGAGAAGCCATCGGTGCCTGGTGCTGCTGGAAACTCAACGTAG
- the LOC117790754 gene encoding protein TAPT1 homolog isoform X1: protein MHNSQNTSGNKRQLRFRGDVSASTNRIEELQNEDNQKLPKAKQPTPQDDVGVTAAAAAAAAASQQRQQNAAGSETSTFYDFFKVEMTRGYMLEHDEERYSARRQKIYSFMRIPRDLERFMVYGIMQCADSFLYIHTFLPVRFLLAVWSLLTRTVARIFRLRGSGQRLLSPAEICDLLKGAIWITVTMIMLLVDTNRVYHIIKSQSIIKLYIFYNMLEVGDRLLSAFGQDTIDALFWTATEPKHSKREHFGVLTHILFTLIYVFLHSGLIMFQATCLNVAVNSNNKGLLTIMISNNFVELKGSVFKKFDKNNLFQLTCSDVRERFHLSVLLFIVMIQTMKEFDWSITQFCVMLPDCFAVLFTEILIDWVKHAFITRFNELPESIYREYTTSLAYDMTQTRQKHAFSDHSDLVARRMGFIPFPLAVVLIKAIYTAVSFHNLAAWLLFLLAYLFALGLRICLTICALGKACKLMKEHQTERNSSTPSSMTNVPVIGATVGGFSTSNVQLLNNNNINSTASAAFKPTIISTAAPQTDPNMNFSRITVTSTPKKAASEQELDVTNSLELGATALFSNSDVDLDDVCLNEQVTNMNPNAGTQEVYQDEELARSEPDFLQLSDAGSCEINAKAQQERSKRLTKRTHKRSESEPFIGLQSLNEKPSVPGAAGNST from the exons atgcataattcACAAAATACCAGCGGCAATAAAAGGCAGCTGCGTTTTCGTGGTGACGTCAGCGCCTCTACAAATCGCATAGAAGAACTGCAAAACGAAGATAATCAAAAACTACCAAAGGCCAAACAGCCAACTCCTCAGGATGACGTTGGCGttacagcagctgcagcagcggcagcggcagcgtcCCAGCAGCGCCAACAAAATG CAGCTGGCTCAGAGACAAGCActttttacgactttttcaaagTGGAAATGACACGCGGATACATGCTGGAACATGATGAGGAGCGCTACTCGGCACGTCGTCAGAAGATCTACAGCTTCATGCGCATACCGCGCGATCTGGAACGCTTTATGGTCTACGGCATTATGCAATGTGCCGACTCCTTTCTCTACATACACACGTTTCTGCCAGTGCGATTTCTGCTAGCCGTTTGGTCATTGCTGACACGCACTGTGGCACGGATTTTCCGTCTGCGTGGCAGCGGACAACGATTGTTATCACCGGCAGAAATATGTGATTTGCTCAAGGGTGCCATTTGGATCACAGTAACGATGATAATGCTGCTTGTGGACACAAATCGCGTGTACCACATCATTAAATCCCAATCAATAATCAagctttacatattttataatatgctGGAAGTTGGCGATCGATTACTCTCTGCCTTTGGTCAGGATACTATAGATGCTTTATTTTGGACGGCCACGGAACCAAAGCACTCCAAGCGAGAGCATTTCGGAGTTCTCACACACATTCTCTTCACGCTCATCTATGTGTTCTTGCACAGTGGCCTCATAATGTTCCAG GCAACCTGTCTCAATGTCGCTGTAAATTCAAACAATAAGGGTCTACTCACCATTATGATATCGAACAATTTTGTGGAGCTAAAGGGTTCAGTGTTCAAGAAGTTCGACAAGAATAATCTCTTTCAACTAACCTGCAGCGATGTGCGTGAACGTTTCCATTTGTCGGTGCTGTTGTTCATTGTCATGATACAGACCATGAAGGAGTTTGACTGGAGTATTACACAGTTCTGTGTAATGTTGCCCGACTGTTTTGCGGTGCTTTTTACGGAGATCCTTATTGATTGGGTGAAGCATGCGTTTATCACGAGGTTCAACGAGTTGCCGGAGAGCATCTATCGGGAGTACACGACAAGTCTGGCTTATGACATGACACAGACACGTCAGAAGCACGCTTTTTCGGATCACTCGGATCTGGTGGCGCGTCGCATGGGCTTTATACCATTTCCTTTGGCTGTGGTGCTCATCAAAGCCATCTACACGGCGGTGTCCTTTCACAATTTAGCCGCCTGGCTGCTCTTTCTGCTGGCGTACTTATTTGCATTGGGTCTGCGCATTTGCCTGACTATTTGTGCCCTGGGCAAGGCGTGCAAATTGATGAAGGAACATCAGACGGAAAGGAACAGCTCCACGCCCAGCAGCATGACCAATGTGCCTGTGATCGGAGCCACAGTTGGTGGTTTCTCTACTTCAAATGTGCAGTTgctcaataacaataatatcaaCAGCACCGCCAGTGCAGCATTTAAGCCCACAATTATCTCAACTGCTGCTCCACAGACGGATCCAAATATGAACTTCTCACGCATCACAGTCACGTCCACGCCCAAGAAGGCAGCCAGCGAACAGGAGTTGGATGTGACGAATTCCCTTGAATTGGGTGCCACTGCGCTCTTTAGCAACAGCGATGTAGATCTAGATGATGTGTGCCTGAACGAGCAGGTGACCAATATGAATCCAAATGCAGGCACCCAAGAGGTCTATCAGGATGAGGAGCTAGCACGCAGTGAACCGGATTTTCTGCAGCTAAGCGATGCGGGCAGCTGCGAGATCAACGCCAAAGCACAACAGGAGCGTTCCAAAAGGCTGACTAAGCGTACCCACAAGCGTTCCGAGTCGGAACCGTTCATTGGCCTGCAGAGTCTTAACGAGAAGCCATCGGTGCCTGGTGCTGCTGGAAACTCAACGTAG
- the LOC117791141 gene encoding uncharacterized protein LOC117791141, producing MLRPVLFLFYTVESVLNVLLMYFHIRGFLTQPLDFLPILKQINHYFYSVCFYIFTVLTLCASINICTGHNYSICEEVVRTLCGFVIHIIISLMTLENAESDFHMMYIMRLQNEGVEKPVHPFFEYMRSQAVCSLACGVAYLLHGILVIDVLLSGSEPNTTQPNEADDDEDYVPVRFYVLGEMFHSRLEKYEWFNDFSRGTQIPI from the coding sequence ATGTTGCGACCGGTGCTTTTTCTGTTTTACACGGTGGAATCTGTACTCAACGTATTGCTCATGTACTTTCATATACGTGGCTTTTTAACGCAACCCTTGGATTTTCTACCGATCCTCAAGCAGATCAATCACTACTTCTATTCAGTATGCTTCTATATATTCACGGTATTAACGCTGTGTGCCAGTATCAATATCTGCACGGGTCACAACTATTCCATATGCGAGGAGGTTGTACGGACACTCTGCGGCTTCGTTATACATATTATCATTTCACTGATGACGCTGGAGAATGCGGAGAGTGACTTTCATATGATGTACATAATGCGTTTGCAAAATGAAGGTGTGGAAAAACCAGTTCATCCATTCTTTGAATATATGCGATCCCAGGCGGTATGCTCGCTAGCCTGTGGAGTTGCTTATCTGCTCCATGGCATTCTTGTTATCGACGTACTACTGTCCGGATCGGAGCCAAACACTACACAGCCCAATGAAGCGGATGATGACGAAGATTATGTACCTGTTCGTTTCTATGTATTGGGCGAAATGTTCCATTCACGTCTTGAAAAATATGAATGGTTCAATGATTTTTCTCGTGGCACTcaaattccaatttaa
- the LOC117790644 gene encoding uncharacterized protein LOC117790644, producing MSSTSSVSRRSNPKPKAKGKPVQGKNKRVDKTPNTELVAILEKFSVLEQVDIRRNCELLPKVIMSTWRECYKHLDMYEFQQQLIGDALHQFLYKMRRHFTSARFKGEQLQEQLNILDSSGIAELPDVRECEITWDNNMKDNSTQWPLHALPKLLGRLNHMQMYMPVKVGFIEHFGQLKSLSLHEEVSREALTAIWNGCKCLKRLKFFGGGTLNTIGISQCLELRELTLPVAAFNASSAFEVLQMPQLQLLELLPKDESTEATTDAISLVLRQRALDIYSFQLNSCQLDGANWLPKLELHRCIHLKSLVLIDCQFNELDMMSLGSLHVLDQATFCHCSDLKDSQVLNFAKACPQLTQLHLFDCKQLTTKLLYNLCEWRCCDKQGAPPLQLNLGDCQPLKEEFKQHFLLQSSLELLETPQEEHPQLQHVQFLFLRPISK from the exons atgtcGAGCACTTCGAGCGTTTCACGCAGATCGAACCCAAAGCCAAAGGCAAAGGGGAAGCCGGTACAGGGGAAGAACAAGCGAGTTGATAAGACACCGAATACAGAGTTGGTAGCGATTCTCGAGAAGTTCAGTGTGCTGGAGCAGGTGGACATTAGACGCAACTGTGAACTGTTGCCCAAGGTGATTATGTCGACGTGGCGGGAGTGTTACAAGCACTTGGATATGTATGAGTTTCAGCAGCAGCTGATTGGCGATGCACTGCATCAATTTCTGTACAAGATGCGACGTCACTTTACCAGTGCGCGTTTTAAGGGCGAACAGCTTCAGGAGCAGCTCAACATTCTGGATAGCAGCGGGATTGCCGAGTTGCCAGATGTGCGAGAATGCGAAATTACCTGGGACAACAACATGAAGGACAATTCCACCCAATGGCCACTGCACGCGCTGCCCAAGCTGCTGGGTCGCCTGAATCATATGCAGATGTACATGCCCGTCAAGGTGGGATTCATTGAGCACTTCGGCCAGCTGAAGTCCTTGTCACTGCATGAGGAAGTGTCCAGAGAGGCACTCACTGCCATTTGGAATGGCTGTAAGTGCTTGAAGCGCCTCAAGTTTTTTGGCGGTGGAACTCTCAATACAATCGGCATCTCGCAGTGTCTGGAGCTGCGTGAATTGACTTTGCCAGTGGCAGCTTTTAATGCGAGCAGCGCCTTTGAGGTGCTCCAGATGCCACAATTGCAGTTGCTGGAGCTACTGCCAAAGGATGAATCCACCGAGGCAACCACGGATGCCATCTCCCTGGTGCTGCGGCAACGTGCCCTTGATATTTACAGCTTCCAGCTGAATAGCTGCCAATTGGACGGTGCCAACTGGCTGCCAAAGTTGGAGCTTCATCGCTGCATCCATCTAAAAAGCCTTGTGCTAATCGATTGTCAGTTTAATGAACTGGATATGATGAGTCTTGGATCACTGCATGTGCTGGATCAGGCAACGTTCTGTCACTGCTCCGATCTCAAGGATTCGCAAGTACTCAACTTTGCCAAGGCTTGTCCGCAGCTCACACAGCTCCATTTGTTCGATTGCAAGCAACTGACGACCAAGTTGCTCTACAATCTCTGCGAATGGCGTTGCTGCGACAAACAGGGTGCACCTCCGCTCCAGCTCAATCTGGGAGATTGTCAGCCACTCAAGGAGGAGTTCAAACAACAT TTTCTGTTGCAATCGTCGTTGGAGTTGCTCGAGACGCCACAGGAAGAGCATCCTCAATTGCAACACGTGCAGTTCCTTTTTCTGCGTCCTATTtccaaataa